A window of the Phragmites australis chromosome 20, lpPhrAust1.1, whole genome shotgun sequence genome harbors these coding sequences:
- the LOC133901532 gene encoding uncharacterized protein LOC133901532, with amino-acid sequence MGKDIRSFPLPKIDESHDTANGVPREIFEESTIELNVEDATLSNSLNTEQRAAYDEILSAVDAMRVACSLWMDLEAPGRFFLYNALLATIRGQNKIAVATTTSGVAASIMPGGRTAHSRFKIPLSIADGAFCSFTKQSGIAKLLRTACLIIWDEASMTKRHAVEALDNSMCDIMS; translated from the coding sequence ATGGGGAAGGACATAAGGTCATTCCCTCTTCCCAAGATCGATGAGTCACATGACACGGCCAACGGTGTGCccagggagatcttcgaggagTCCACCATCGAGCTCAACGTTGAGGACGCAACTCTGTCGAACTCCCTCAACACCGAGCAGAGGGCTGCCTATGATGAGATTCTATCTGCTGTTGATGCGATGAGGGTGGCGTGTTCTTTGTGGATGGACCTGGAGGCACCGGGAAGATTTTTTCTGTACAATGCGTTGCTCGCAACAATACGCGGGCAGAATAAGATTGCTGTGGCAACAACTACGTCCGGTGTTGCAGCTTCCATAATGCCTGGAGGAAGAACTGCGCACTCGCGCTTCAAGATACCGCTGAGTATTGCCGATGGTGCGTTCTGTAGCTTCACAAAACAAAGTGGGATTGCCAAGCTTCTGCGGACGGCTTGTCTCATTATTTGGGACGAGGCTTCCATGACAAAGAGACATGCGGTGGAGGCTTTGGACAACAGCATGTGTGATATAATGAGCTGA